One window from the genome of Streptococcus salivarius encodes:
- a CDS encoding serine hydrolase domain-containing protein encodes MTNFKQTLSTITDYIKADIFPGASLALYDGQDWQEHYLGTQDGNIPVVPGLTYDLASVSKVVGVGTLCLFYLQMGKLDLDEKLSTYYPAVVDKTLTLRQLLSHSSGIDPFIPNRDELDQAGLISAINAIKVKDDKPFLYTDINFILLGLMLEKVSGQRLDRLFDSEIFQPFGMSETRFGPVEVAVPTVEGIPGGTVHDPKARVLKEHTGSAGLFSTLKDLEIFIDHYLRDDFAKNLTQNISQSNKERSVAWDLQGDWILHTGYTGTFVLINISAQRAAIFLSNRTYYRDERAQWIKDRDALIEIMKKELIRETVE; translated from the coding sequence ATGACTAATTTTAAACAAACATTGTCAACAATTACAGACTACATCAAGGCTGACATCTTCCCGGGTGCCAGCCTTGCACTTTATGACGGACAAGATTGGCAGGAGCATTATCTAGGAACTCAGGATGGAAATATTCCGGTAGTTCCAGGACTGACCTATGATCTAGCCAGTGTTTCCAAGGTGGTAGGAGTAGGGACCCTCTGTCTTTTCTACTTGCAGATGGGAAAATTGGACTTGGACGAGAAACTATCGACCTATTATCCTGCAGTAGTGGATAAGACGCTAACCCTTCGTCAGCTTCTTTCTCATAGTAGCGGCATTGATCCTTTTATTCCAAACCGTGATGAGTTAGACCAAGCTGGCTTGATTTCTGCTATTAATGCCATCAAAGTTAAGGATGATAAACCTTTCTTGTATACCGATATTAATTTTATTCTCCTAGGCTTGATGCTTGAGAAAGTCTCTGGACAAAGACTGGACAGGCTCTTTGACAGCGAGATTTTTCAACCGTTTGGTATGTCTGAAACACGGTTTGGGCCAGTTGAGGTTGCTGTTCCAACTGTTGAGGGAATTCCGGGAGGAACTGTTCACGATCCCAAGGCTCGAGTGCTCAAAGAGCATACAGGGTCAGCAGGTCTCTTTTCAACCCTAAAGGACTTGGAAATCTTTATTGACCATTATTTGAGGGATGATTTTGCTAAAAATCTGACGCAGAATATCAGCCAATCCAATAAGGAACGCAGTGTCGCTTGGGACCTTCAAGGCGATTGGATTCTTCATACTGGTTATACAGGTACCTTTGTGCTTATCAATATCTCAGCTCAACGTGCAGCTATTTTCCTCAGTAATCGTACCTATTATAGGGATGAGAGGGCTCAATGGATTAAGGACAGAGATGCTTTGATTGAGATAATGAAGAAGGAGCTGATTCGTGAAACGGTCGAGTAG
- a CDS encoding CppA family protein translates to MTQSGNFKFHTPIFRVNNRQENIDFYQNTLGFKLLTEENALAVFTDWTDRNSLFVIEESPAYRCRAVEGPKKINKVVIKVSDPLEIEYLLARDDHQAKAIFQGEKGYAFETISPENGLILMHAEDDLSTLKTVEYADVEEKEDFKGMSDFTVESLTLNVVDTAQAAFFYDNLFGEELPLSIHFEKAEGPDLQVSPDQTWDLEILEFKVAEDYDLVALHEKLEKEQFSSYLDTKESLLALTDMSNIEVWLTK, encoded by the coding sequence ATGACGCAATCAGGGAATTTTAAGTTTCACACACCAATCTTTCGTGTGAATAACAGACAAGAAAATATTGATTTTTACCAAAATACATTAGGATTTAAGCTTTTGACTGAGGAAAATGCCCTTGCGGTCTTCACAGATTGGACAGACCGTAACTCACTTTTTGTGATTGAGGAGTCACCAGCTTACCGTTGCCGTGCGGTTGAAGGCCCTAAGAAAATTAATAAAGTGGTTATCAAGGTTTCAGATCCACTTGAGATTGAGTACCTTTTGGCGCGTGATGATCACCAAGCCAAGGCTATTTTCCAAGGGGAAAAAGGGTATGCTTTTGAAACAATCTCACCTGAGAATGGTCTTATTTTGATGCATGCCGAAGATGACTTGTCTACTCTCAAGACAGTCGAGTACGCAGATGTTGAAGAAAAAGAAGATTTCAAAGGAATGTCAGACTTTACGGTCGAGTCTTTGACCTTGAACGTTGTTGATACAGCTCAAGCAGCTTTCTTTTACGACAATCTTTTTGGTGAAGAATTGCCTTTGTCTATCCACTTTGAGAAAGCAGAAGGTCCTGACCTCCAAGTGAGTCCAGACCAGACTTGGGATTTGGAAATTCTAGAATTTAAGGTAGCTGAAGACTACGACTTGGTTGCCTTGCATGAGAAACTTGAAAAGGAACAGTTCTCAAGTTATCTAGATACTAAAGAAAGCCTACTCGCACTGACTGATATGAGTAATATTGAGGTTTGGCTAACAAAATAA
- a CDS encoding CPBP family intramembrane glutamic endopeptidase, which translates to MKTLVNHLAFRHTYQGLFLLLMIAIPNLALGMTTSYNNQTGLTFTSLESWGIIAVNLIIFYITYLWAKNEGLLTHFRLDRKDTKAIIWGFVLIFLMGVIGSNLMLLTHTNYHAELQRTLTTTPILPVAIGMMTTAFLQELLFRKWIFSWLAPYSTVAVLVSTGLFCLFHMPTNLAHLLLYIGMGLALSMIYQKRENLSAAISLHVLWNLFTLGATILVITTPM; encoded by the coding sequence ATGAAAACTCTCGTCAATCATTTGGCGTTTAGACATACCTATCAGGGACTCTTTTTACTGCTGATGATAGCTATCCCAAACCTGGCTTTAGGTATGACAACGTCCTATAACAATCAGACTGGGTTGACCTTCACTAGCCTTGAAAGCTGGGGAATTATCGCTGTCAATCTCATTATTTTTTATATTACCTATCTTTGGGCTAAAAATGAAGGTTTGCTTACTCACTTTAGACTCGACCGAAAGGATACTAAAGCTATTATCTGGGGCTTTGTGCTTATTTTTCTGATGGGAGTTATTGGAAGCAATCTTATGCTACTGACTCACACCAACTATCATGCAGAACTTCAAAGAACTCTTACGACAACCCCTATCCTACCAGTAGCCATTGGCATGATGACCACAGCCTTCTTACAAGAACTACTCTTTCGCAAGTGGATTTTCTCTTGGCTGGCTCCTTATTCGACAGTTGCTGTTTTAGTGAGTACCGGTCTCTTTTGCCTATTCCATATGCCTACCAACCTTGCCCACCTCCTCCTTTATATTGGAATGGGCTTGGCTCTCTCTATGATTTACCAAAAAAGAGAAAATCTATCAGCGGCTATCTCACTTCATGTCCTATGGAATCTTTTCACCTTAGGTGCTACAATCCTAGTTATAACTACTCCTATGTAA
- the gla gene encoding aquaglyceroporin Gla yields MNDFLKEAFTSEWVLKYLTEFIATAFLVALGNGAVANVELKGTKGNKSGWIVIAFGYGFGVMMPALMFGDVSGNHINPAFTLGLAASGLFSWVGVPGYLIAQLLGAFVGQAIVVWVHQPYYVQTENPNNILGTFSTISAVDDHDDTPENRNRAWANGFANEFAGSFLLFFGALALTNNYFGHKLVSQAVQYGYDKEAVTGQMANGSLAVAHIGVGFLVCALVLSFGGPTGPALNPARDLMPRLLHHILPTSVLGEHKGDSKWWYAWVPVVAPILAGILAVYLFKALYL; encoded by the coding sequence ATGAATGATTTTCTAAAAGAAGCGTTCACCAGTGAATGGGTTTTGAAATACCTCACTGAGTTTATCGCGACTGCTTTTCTTGTAGCCCTTGGTAATGGTGCTGTTGCCAACGTTGAGCTTAAGGGAACAAAAGGTAACAAATCTGGTTGGATTGTTATCGCCTTTGGTTATGGTTTTGGTGTTATGATGCCAGCCCTTATGTTTGGTGATGTTTCTGGTAACCACATCAACCCTGCTTTCACACTTGGACTTGCTGCTTCTGGCTTGTTCTCATGGGTAGGCGTTCCTGGATACCTTATTGCACAACTTCTTGGTGCCTTTGTAGGTCAAGCTATCGTGGTTTGGGTTCACCAACCTTACTATGTACAGACTGAGAATCCAAACAATATTCTTGGTACTTTCTCAACGATTTCAGCAGTTGACGATCATGATGACACTCCAGAAAATCGTAATCGTGCATGGGCTAACGGTTTTGCCAATGAGTTTGCAGGTTCATTCCTTCTCTTCTTTGGTGCCCTTGCCTTGACTAACAACTACTTTGGTCACAAATTGGTCTCACAAGCAGTCCAATATGGGTATGATAAAGAAGCTGTAACAGGCCAAATGGCGAATGGATCTCTTGCTGTAGCTCACATTGGTGTTGGTTTCTTGGTTTGTGCCTTGGTTCTATCATTTGGTGGACCTACAGGACCAGCCCTTAACCCAGCCCGTGACTTGATGCCACGTCTTCTTCACCACATCTTGCCAACATCAGTTCTTGGTGAGCACAAAGGTGATTCTAAATGGTGGTATGCTTGGGTTCCAGTTGTAGCTCCAATCCTTGCAGGAATTTTGGCTGTATACTTGTTCAAAGCCCTCTACCTTTAA
- a CDS encoding Xaa-Pro dipeptidyl-peptidase: protein MKFNQFSYIPVSPEIACQELRSLGFEVSLDASAKANFEAFVRKSFLFFEDTDLALKNWIADTETDLLTFFQSDRPLTAEVFGLVALQLLGFVPNVDFTDSAAFLEKMAFPITFDGSLNNLHQLLATRTQSGNTLIDQLVAQDLIPVSNDYVFFNGKSLATFDTNQLHREVVYVETPVDTDKDGQLDLVKVTILRPNVDFPVPAMMTASPYQQGTNEPASDKLTHKMEGDLLVKPAGEISLRQPEIKVPEADLTPINPVTKAQERFAHTDTYTLNDYMLARGVASIYVSGVGTFNSEGFMTSGDYQQVLAYKAVIDWLNGRSRAFTSRSRQHTITADWASGKVTTTGLSYLGTMSNALATTGVDGLEMVIAEAGISSWYDYYRENGLLVSPGGYPGEDLDTLTEFTYSRALLAGEYLRHQKDYETYLKELSKAIDRKHGDYNQFWHDRNYVQFADRVKATVVFTHGSQDWNVKPINVYQMFNALPDSLEKHLFFHNGAHVYMNAWQSIDFRESMNALICQKLLGLENGYTLPTVIWQNNQSEQTWEVLDNFGHDNGKHIQLGEAEASIANHYEEETFTKYGKAYQSFKDDLFADKANAITFDFELDQDIQINGRVHLELKVKSSTNRGLISAQVLEMGDKKYLAPIPALKRMNLDNGRLFKEEALRELPFKQAKYRVITKGHLNLQNRKNLLSIENVTPNEWMTIGLDLQPTIYKLNKGEKLRLVLYTTDFEHTIRDNSNYELTVDLSQSQMTLPY, encoded by the coding sequence ATGAAATTTAATCAGTTTAGTTACATCCCAGTTAGTCCTGAAATAGCTTGTCAGGAACTTCGTTCTTTAGGATTTGAAGTCTCTCTAGATGCTAGTGCCAAAGCCAATTTTGAGGCCTTTGTTCGCAAGTCCTTCCTCTTCTTTGAAGACACCGACTTAGCTTTGAAAAATTGGATTGCCGATACAGAGACTGACCTCCTGACCTTTTTCCAATCAGACCGTCCTTTGACTGCTGAAGTCTTTGGTTTGGTAGCCCTTCAACTGCTAGGATTTGTCCCTAATGTGGACTTTACAGACAGTGCTGCTTTCCTAGAGAAAATGGCCTTTCCAATCACTTTTGATGGCAGTCTTAACAACCTTCATCAATTGTTGGCGACACGCACACAGTCTGGCAATACCTTAATTGATCAGTTAGTAGCTCAGGATTTAATCCCTGTAAGTAATGACTACGTCTTCTTTAATGGTAAGAGCTTAGCAACATTTGACACTAATCAGCTTCACCGTGAAGTGGTTTATGTCGAAACACCTGTAGATACTGATAAAGACGGGCAGTTAGACTTGGTCAAGGTGACTATCTTACGTCCTAATGTAGACTTCCCAGTTCCAGCCATGATGACCGCAAGTCCTTATCAACAAGGGACTAATGAGCCTGCTTCAGATAAGCTCACCCACAAGATGGAGGGAGACTTGCTCGTCAAACCAGCAGGTGAAATCTCTCTTAGACAACCTGAAATCAAGGTACCAGAGGCAGACCTTACGCCTATCAATCCTGTCACAAAAGCTCAGGAGCGTTTTGCTCACACAGATACCTACACACTCAACGATTACATGTTAGCTCGTGGTGTGGCCTCTATCTATGTATCCGGTGTCGGTACCTTCAACTCAGAAGGTTTCATGACCTCTGGAGACTATCAACAGGTTCTGGCCTATAAAGCTGTCATCGACTGGCTCAATGGTCGTTCACGCGCCTTTACTAGCCGTAGCAGACAGCATACAATCACTGCTGATTGGGCTTCTGGTAAGGTGACTACTACTGGACTTTCATACTTAGGTACCATGTCCAACGCCCTAGCCACAACTGGCGTTGACGGTTTGGAAATGGTTATTGCTGAAGCCGGTATTTCTTCTTGGTACGACTACTATCGTGAAAATGGGCTCCTCGTCAGCCCTGGAGGCTACCCTGGTGAAGATCTCGACACCTTGACTGAATTTACCTATTCTCGTGCCCTATTAGCTGGAGAATACCTACGCCACCAAAAAGACTATGAGACCTACCTCAAAGAGCTAAGCAAAGCCATTGATCGTAAGCATGGGGACTATAACCAGTTCTGGCATGACCGTAACTATGTGCAATTCGCAGATCGTGTCAAAGCCACTGTTGTCTTTACACATGGTAGCCAGGATTGGAATGTCAAACCGATTAACGTCTATCAAATGTTCAATGCTCTTCCAGACTCTCTTGAAAAACACCTCTTCTTCCACAATGGTGCCCACGTTTACATGAATGCTTGGCAGTCTATTGACTTCCGAGAAAGCATGAACGCCTTGATTTGTCAGAAACTCCTTGGTTTGGAGAACGGCTACACACTACCTACTGTGATCTGGCAAAACAACCAGTCTGAACAGACCTGGGAAGTTCTCGATAACTTTGGACACGACAATGGTAAACACATTCAGCTTGGTGAGGCTGAAGCTAGCATCGCTAACCATTACGAAGAGGAAACCTTCACCAAATACGGTAAAGCTTACCAAAGCTTCAAGGATGACCTCTTTGCAGACAAAGCCAACGCCATTACCTTTGACTTTGAACTGGACCAAGACATCCAGATTAATGGTCGTGTCCACCTAGAGCTCAAAGTTAAATCTAGCACAAATCGTGGTCTCATTTCAGCCCAAGTTCTAGAAATGGGTGACAAGAAGTATCTCGCACCTATTCCCGCACTCAAACGCATGAATTTAGATAACGGCCGTCTCTTCAAGGAAGAAGCCTTACGTGAATTGCCATTCAAGCAGGCAAAATATCGTGTGATTACCAAAGGACACCTTAACCTGCAAAATCGCAAGAACCTCCTTAGCATTGAGAATGTCACTCCAAATGAATGGATGACTATCGGTTTGGACTTGCAACCAACCATCTACAAACTCAACAAGGGCGAAAAACTCCGACTCGTTCTCTATACCACAGACTTTGAGCACACTATTCGTGACAATAGCAACTACGAATTAACTGTGGACCTAAGCCAAAGTCAGATGACATTGCCTTATTAG
- a CDS encoding bacteriocin secretion protein, with translation MSKNLRALTAIVLSQVLIEWMGFFLGIPLSKILVLTVLSSLAEILMHLFLSKKSKVTLGDKEIWHQYFLFVKKTLWLSILFVAIFLFYTIIKSDSFMLYFYWHIFVLFHCLGYIICLNNIKINRKN, from the coding sequence ATGTCAAAAAATCTACGTGCCCTTACGGCCATTGTTTTGTCCCAAGTGCTTATTGAGTGGATGGGATTCTTTTTAGGTATTCCTCTAAGTAAGATTCTGGTTTTAACAGTACTTAGCAGTCTAGCAGAGATTTTGATGCATCTTTTCCTAAGCAAAAAATCTAAAGTTACTTTGGGTGATAAAGAGATATGGCATCAATACTTTTTATTCGTTAAGAAGACACTGTGGCTTTCCATTTTGTTTGTTGCAATTTTTCTTTTTTATACGATAATCAAATCTGATAGCTTTATGCTTTATTTTTACTGGCATATCTTCGTGTTATTCCACTGTCTTGGCTACATCATTTGTTTAAATAACATTAAAATAAATCGTAAAAATTGA
- a CDS encoding bacteriocin immunity protein, whose translation MTGLKWFVGGKERREQAIAIIDEVIETIGDKQDYADLKQVLHSYRTELADSRSATPYILSRMSLEISEVVRKDQLTLSPFIEERMAELRKLLAIRYGY comes from the coding sequence ATGACAGGACTTAAATGGTTTGTAGGAGGCAAAGAGAGACGAGAACAAGCAATAGCTATCATCGATGAAGTAATTGAAACTATTGGAGATAAGCAAGATTATGCTGATTTGAAGCAGGTCCTGCACTCCTACCGAACGGAACTTGCAGACTCTCGTTCAGCCACTCCCTATATCTTAAGCAGGATGTCACTGGAAATATCCGAAGTGGTCAGAAAAGACCAGCTAACCTTGTCTCCCTTTATCGAGGAGCGAATGGCAGAGTTGCGAAAATTGCTAGCGATTCGTTATGGCTATTGA
- a CDS encoding Blp family class II bacteriocin, with translation MTTQTINTFETLDFEALANVEGGKVNWDRLSSSASGAAEGIYFCAASGAPLFTLAPYAIVGCGVVGAGLGYAFPH, from the coding sequence ATGACAACACAAACAATTAACACTTTTGAAACACTCGATTTCGAGGCACTTGCAAACGTTGAAGGTGGAAAAGTCAATTGGGACCGTTTATCTAGTAGCGCTAGTGGTGCTGCTGAGGGAATTTATTTCTGTGCCGCATCAGGTGCTCCACTCTTTACGCTTGCACCTTATGCTATTGTAGGGTGTGGAGTTGTCGGAGCTGGTCTTGGTTATGCTTTCCCACATTAA
- a CDS encoding ABC transporter ATP-binding protein, with protein sequence MPNQNQWSVFKRLLTYLKPYKFLTFLALTFLLSTTVIKSIIPLVASYFIDHYLHDMNQAASLILIGYYGLYLLQTLVQYLGNLFFARVSYSIVRDIRRDAFANMEKLGMSYFDKTPAGSIVSRLTNDTETISEMFSGILSSFISAIFIFVTTLYTMMILDIRLTGLIVLFLPLIVLLVNLYRKKSVVIIEKTRALLSDINAKLSESIEGIRIIQAFNQEKRLKKEFDAINEEHLIYASRSMSLDSLFLRPAMSLLKLLGYAVLMAYFGYRGIYLSITAGTMYAFIQYINRLFDPLIEVTQNFSTLQTSMVSAGRVFALIDERTYEPEQRDTDAKVTEGNISFENVSFSYDGKHQILDNISFSVNKGETIAFVGSTGSGKSSIINVFMRFYEFQSGRVLLDGVDIRDYSQAELRKNIGLVLQEPFLYHGTIKSNIAMYQDLTDEEIKAAAEFVDANHFIDKLPEGYDAPVSERGSSFSTGQRQLLAFARTVASQPKILILDEATANIDSETEAIVQNSLAKMRQGRTTIAIAHRLSTIQDANCIYVLDKGRIIEHGSHEELLALGGTYHKMYSLQAGAMEGE encoded by the coding sequence ATGCCTAATCAAAACCAATGGTCTGTGTTTAAGCGTCTCTTGACTTATCTCAAGCCTTACAAATTCTTGACCTTTCTAGCTTTGACCTTCCTCTTGTCCACTACGGTTATCAAGAGTATCATTCCCCTTGTGGCCTCTTATTTTATCGACCACTATCTGCATGATATGAATCAGGCGGCAAGCTTGATTCTGATTGGTTACTATGGGCTTTATCTCTTGCAGACGCTAGTTCAGTATCTGGGAAATCTCTTTTTTGCGCGTGTGTCCTATAGTATTGTCAGGGATATTCGCCGAGATGCCTTTGCCAATATGGAAAAACTGGGGATGTCCTACTTTGACAAAACTCCAGCAGGCTCTATCGTTTCTCGCTTGACCAATGATACTGAGACTATTAGCGAGATGTTTTCAGGGATTCTGTCTAGCTTTATTTCGGCTATCTTTATCTTTGTTACCACCCTTTACACCATGATGATCTTGGACATTCGTCTGACCGGGCTTATTGTGCTCTTTCTCCCTCTGATTGTTCTTTTGGTTAATCTCTACCGCAAAAAATCAGTGGTCATCATTGAAAAGACCAGAGCCTTGCTTTCAGATATAAATGCCAAACTGTCAGAGAGTATCGAAGGGATTCGCATCATTCAGGCCTTTAACCAAGAGAAACGTCTCAAAAAAGAGTTTGATGCCATTAATGAGGAACACCTGATTTACGCCAGCCGTTCCATGTCACTGGATTCTCTCTTTCTACGCCCAGCCATGAGTTTACTGAAGCTCCTGGGCTATGCTGTTCTCATGGCCTACTTTGGCTACCGAGGTATCTATTTGAGCATCACAGCAGGGACCATGTATGCCTTTATCCAGTATATTAACCGCCTCTTTGATCCCTTGATTGAAGTGACACAAAACTTCTCAACCTTGCAAACCTCGATGGTCTCAGCAGGTCGGGTCTTCGCTTTGATCGACGAGCGCACCTATGAGCCTGAACAGAGAGACACAGATGCTAAGGTTACCGAGGGGAACATTAGCTTTGAAAATGTCTCTTTCTCCTATGATGGTAAACACCAGATTTTAGATAACATATCCTTCTCTGTCAATAAAGGTGAAACCATCGCCTTTGTCGGTTCTACAGGTTCCGGAAAATCCTCTATTATCAACGTATTCATGCGTTTTTATGAGTTCCAATCAGGACGAGTTCTTCTTGACGGTGTGGATATTCGCGATTATAGTCAGGCAGAGCTGCGTAAGAACATTGGTCTTGTCCTTCAGGAACCCTTTCTCTATCATGGTACAATCAAATCCAATATTGCAATGTATCAGGATTTAACTGATGAAGAGATCAAAGCCGCTGCTGAGTTTGTGGATGCCAACCACTTTATCGACAAACTTCCAGAAGGTTATGATGCTCCAGTTTCCGAACGAGGTTCAAGTTTTTCAACCGGTCAACGTCAGCTTCTAGCCTTTGCTAGGACCGTTGCTAGCCAACCTAAAATTCTAATCCTGGATGAAGCGACAGCCAATATTGATTCGGAGACAGAGGCTATTGTCCAAAATTCTCTAGCAAAAATGCGTCAAGGACGCACAACCATTGCCATTGCCCACCGCCTATCGACAATCCAAGATGCCAACTGCATCTATGTCTTAGACAAGGGCCGCATCATCGAACACGGTAGCCATGAGGAGCTCCTAGCCCTCGGCGGCACCTACCACAAGATGTACAGCCTACAAGCAGGTGCAATGGAAGGAGAGTAG
- a CDS encoding ABC transporter ATP-binding protein: MFFKESIIAKLWWFFKLEKRRYIVGILALSLVSVLNLIPPMVMGRVIDAITSGKLTNQILLLNLVYLLLAALGMYYLRYVWRMYILATSYRLGQIMRSRLFEHFTKMSPSFYQKYRTGDLMAHATNDINSLTRLAGGGVMSAVDASITALVTLITMFFSISWQMTLVAVLPLPFMAFATSRLGRKTHKAFGESQAAFSELNNKVQESVSGIKVTKSFGYQEAELQSFQETNEMTFKKNMHTMKYDSLFDPLVLLFVGSSYVLTLLVGAFMIQANQITVGNLVTFITYLDMLVWPLMAIGFLFNITQRGNVSYQRIENLLEQESDVQDPAHPLPSIENGRLEYAIDRFAFEDEDTLRDIHFTLDKGQTLGLVGQTGSGKTALVKLLLREHDVNQGAIYLNGHDIRDYRLSDLRSLMGYVPQDQFLFASSILDNVRFGNPDLAFEKVEEATKLAQVYEDIKAMPEGFETIIGEKGVSLSGGQKQRLAMSRAMILDPDILILDDSLSAVDAKTEHAIIDNLKHTRKDKTTIITAHRLSAVVHADLILVMQNGRIIERGRHEDLLAQDGWYAKTYESQQLEMEGGEVDA, encoded by the coding sequence TTGTTTTTTAAAGAATCAATCATTGCAAAACTTTGGTGGTTTTTCAAGTTAGAAAAACGTCGGTATATTGTCGGGATTTTGGCACTGAGTCTGGTTTCGGTACTCAATCTGATTCCTCCTATGGTTATGGGGCGGGTCATTGATGCTATTACATCGGGAAAATTGACCAATCAGATCTTGCTTTTGAATCTTGTGTATTTGCTTTTGGCAGCTTTAGGAATGTACTATTTGCGCTATGTTTGGCGGATGTATATCTTGGCGACCTCTTATCGCTTGGGTCAGATTATGAGGTCACGCCTTTTTGAGCATTTTACCAAGATGTCGCCTTCTTTTTACCAAAAGTACCGAACTGGGGATCTCATGGCTCATGCGACCAATGATATTAACTCTTTAACCCGTTTGGCTGGTGGGGGTGTCATGTCAGCCGTGGATGCGTCTATCACAGCCTTGGTAACCTTAATCACCATGTTCTTCAGCATTTCCTGGCAGATGACCCTGGTGGCTGTCTTACCCCTACCCTTCATGGCTTTTGCGACTAGTCGTTTGGGACGCAAGACCCATAAAGCTTTTGGAGAATCCCAGGCAGCCTTTTCAGAACTTAATAATAAGGTTCAGGAGTCGGTATCAGGGATCAAGGTAACCAAGTCTTTTGGCTATCAGGAGGCTGAGCTTCAGTCCTTCCAAGAGACCAATGAGATGACTTTTAAAAAGAATATGCATACCATGAAGTATGACAGCCTTTTTGATCCTTTGGTCTTGCTCTTTGTTGGCTCATCTTATGTTTTAACCCTTCTTGTCGGGGCCTTTATGATTCAGGCTAATCAGATAACGGTCGGAAATTTAGTAACCTTCATTACCTATTTGGATATGTTGGTTTGGCCTTTGATGGCCATTGGTTTCCTCTTTAATATCACACAGAGGGGAAATGTATCCTACCAACGTATTGAAAATCTTCTGGAGCAGGAATCAGATGTTCAAGATCCTGCACATCCTCTCCCAAGTATCGAAAATGGTCGCTTAGAATATGCGATTGACCGCTTTGCTTTTGAGGATGAGGATACTTTGCGAGATATTCATTTCACCTTGGACAAGGGCCAAACCCTTGGTTTGGTTGGACAGACTGGCTCAGGAAAGACGGCCCTTGTCAAGTTGCTCTTGCGGGAGCACGATGTTAATCAAGGAGCCATCTATTTAAATGGCCATGACATCAGAGACTATCGCCTATCAGACTTGCGTAGCTTGATGGGGTATGTTCCTCAAGACCAGTTTCTCTTTGCCAGTTCCATTTTAGACAATGTTCGTTTTGGTAATCCTGACCTCGCCTTTGAAAAGGTGGAAGAAGCGACTAAGTTGGCTCAAGTTTATGAGGATATCAAGGCTATGCCTGAAGGCTTTGAAACGATCATTGGTGAAAAGGGTGTCAGCCTATCAGGTGGTCAAAAACAACGTCTGGCCATGAGTCGTGCCATGATTTTGGATCCAGATATTTTGATTTTGGACGACTCCTTATCTGCGGTTGATGCCAAGACAGAACATGCCATTATTGATAATCTCAAGCATACCCGCAAGGATAAGACGACGATCATTACCGCCCATCGTCTTAGTGCTGTGGTGCACGCTGACCTCATCTTAGTCATGCAAAATGGTCGTATCATTGAACGGGGCCGTCATGAGGACTTACTAGCTCAGGATGGTTGGTATGCCAAGACCTATGAGTCTCAACAGTTAGAAATGGAAGGAGGAGAAGTTGATGCCTAA
- a CDS encoding VanZ family protein, giving the protein MFQLKTWVDKDGELTSKGRKLSRVLVCAYLLCLVLLCWTPQYGLVEGVETPGIQHFGRVVVLLTPFNSLTNFYQLDSLKEIVFVLGQNVTNIFLLSPLILGLLALYPRFRSWKKVLLATFVMSLTIEVGQVILDLLIDANRVFELDDLWTNTLGGLVALVVYRFLVKLIQTHLKE; this is encoded by the coding sequence ATGTTTCAGCTTAAGACTTGGGTAGATAAGGATGGAGAACTAACATCAAAAGGAAGAAAGTTAAGCCGAGTTTTGGTCTGTGCTTATCTCCTTTGTTTAGTGCTCCTATGTTGGACACCCCAGTACGGGCTAGTTGAAGGTGTTGAAACCCCTGGTATTCAACATTTTGGTCGTGTCGTGGTCCTATTAACCCCATTCAATAGTTTGACCAACTTTTATCAGCTAGATAGTCTTAAAGAGATTGTCTTTGTGCTTGGGCAAAATGTGACCAACATTTTCTTACTAAGTCCGCTAATTTTAGGGCTTTTAGCCTTGTACCCCAGATTCAGGTCTTGGAAAAAGGTCCTTTTAGCGACCTTTGTCATGTCTTTGACGATTGAGGTTGGACAAGTCATTCTAGATCTTCTCATTGATGCTAATCGTGTCTTTGAGTTAGATGATTTATGGACCAACACTTTGGGAGGTTTGGTGGCACTAGTTGTCTACCGCTTTCTTGTAAAACTGATTCAAACGCATTTAAAAGAGTAA